The Henckelia pumila isolate YLH828 chromosome 2, ASM3356847v2, whole genome shotgun sequence genome includes a window with the following:
- the LOC140877921 gene encoding uncharacterized protein, producing the protein MPVADMLVDSVENNELLSFMDGYSRYNQIKIDEIDTTKTAFRCPSAIGTFKWLVMSFGLKNASATYQRAMNAIFQDMINHFIEVYIDDIIVKSKKAEDHVEHLKKSFERMRKHDLKLNPMKYAFGVKAGNFLGFLVHQRGVEVDQNKSKSILEAKPPQSKNELQRFLGKVNYLRRFISNLAGRIGKWSLALTEFTLVYCSQKTMKGKSIIDFLAHHLGSDETIQEEIEIPVYEVEDPSWILKFDGSRTEGTASVGAEYEALMIGLEILKDLQSKNIQVVGDSRLVLRQVAGEYKCTSLSLAPYFAAASQLADDFEKINFQYVPRQQNWEANELAQIALGLKFSEELTHRLVLIQKKNHPSIMQRGLQVETFNLDANLADLIGKIYPSSSKGHNFIIVAIDLFTNWVEEIPLKKGTMFVGSEVKDFAADYGIKLHCSSPYYPQANGQAEASNKVLIKILQKMMEDNPRDWPRLLSETLWAYRTSKRTATGVSPFALAYVHDRRNTNT; encoded by the exons ATGCCGGTCGCTGATATGCTCGTTGATTCGGTGGAGAACAATGAATTGCTATCATTTATGGATGGTTACTCCAGATATAACCAAATAAAGATtgatgaaatagatacaacAAAGACTGCCTTTAGATGTCCCAGTGCTATTGGCACTTTTAAATGGCTTGTGATGTCATTCGGATTAAAGAACGCTAGTGCAACTTATCAAAGAGCAATGAATGCAATTTTTCAGGATATGATTAACCACTTTATCGAAGTATACATCGACGATATTATAGTAAAATCAAAAAAAGCGGAGGATCATGTAGAACATTTGAAAAAGAGTTTTGAACGGATGCGAAAACATGATCTGAAATTGAATCCAATGAAGTATGCTTTTGGAGTGAAAGCAGGAAACTTCTTGGGTTTTTTAGTGCACCAGCGTGGTGTTGAAGTAGATCAGAACAAGTCCAAATCCATTTTAGAGGCCAAGCCACCGCAAAGTAAAAATGAATTACAAAGGTTTCTTGGCAAGGTAAATTACTTGAGAAGATTCATTTCTAATTTGGCAG GTAGAATTGGTAAGTGGTCATTAGCCTTAACAGAATTTACATTGGTTTATTGTTCTCAAAAGACCATGAAAGGAAAATCTATCATAGATTTTTTAGCTCACCATTTAGGGTCTGATGAAACAATCCAAGAGGAAATAGAAATTCCAGTATATGAGGTTGAAGATCCATCATGGATTTTGAAATTTGATGGATCTAGAACTGAAGGAACCGCAAGTGTAGGG GCTGAGTATGAAGCATTGATGATTGGCTTAGAAATTCTCAAAGATTTGCAATCAAAGAACATCCAAGTGGTCGGAGATTCACGGTTGGTACTTCGGCAGGTGGCCGGAGAATATAAGTGCACCAGCTTATCATTGGCCCCATATTTTGCAGCCGCTTCCCAGCTGGCTGAtgattttgagaaaataaattttcagTATGTACCAAGACAACAAAATTGGGAAGCCAATGAATTAGCTCAAATTGCTTTGGGATTGAAATTTTCCGAGGAACTTACCCATAGATTGGTGTTGATTCAGAAGAAAAATCATCCCTCCATTATGCAGAGGGGATTACAGGTAGAAACTTTTAATTTGGATGCTAATTTGGCAG attTAATCGGGAAGATATATCCGTCTTCATCTAAAGGccataattttattattgtgGCTATTGACTTATTCACTAACTGGGTGGAGGAAATACCATTGAAAAAG GGAACCATGTTTGTAGGGTCAGAAGTGAAGGATTTTGCAGCAGATTATGGCATTAAGCTACACTGTTCTTCGCCATATTACCCTCAAGCTAATGGACAGGCAGAAGCTTCTAACAAAGTGTTGATTAAAATTTTGCAAAAAATGATGGAGGACAATCCAAGGGATTGGCCTAGGTTGTTGTCCGAAACATTGTGGGCATATAGAACATCAAAGAGAACTGCAACTGGGGTAAGTCCTTTTGCATTAGCTTATGTACATGATCGACggaatactaacacttaa